In one Pseudomonas purpurea genomic region, the following are encoded:
- a CDS encoding helix-turn-helix transcriptional regulator encodes MQISSLGAAIRRYRKVAGLTQAELGEKTGFDPKTISRFETGTYTPSVEALFLFADALGVKLKAFFADLGDEDEQRAYLFGVIHKATPKDLGKLIAAVDQALSKP; translated from the coding sequence ATGCAAATTTCAAGTTTGGGTGCAGCCATCAGACGCTATCGCAAGGTAGCGGGGCTTACTCAGGCTGAACTCGGTGAAAAAACCGGTTTTGACCCTAAAACCATCAGCCGCTTCGAAACCGGCACCTACACCCCCAGCGTTGAAGCCCTGTTCCTGTTTGCCGATGCACTGGGGGTAAAGCTGAAAGCCTTCTTCGCGGATCTGGGCGACGAAGATGAACAGCGGGCGTATTTGTTCGGTGTCATACACAAAGCGACCCCGAAGGATCTGGGAAAGCTGATCGCAGCGGTAGACCAGGCCTTGTCCAAGCCTTAG
- a CDS encoding EAL domain-containing protein: protein MDEKYRRAVDAAAIFSETDLAGRITYANDLFCTVSGYSREELLGANHRILNSGLHAADFFATMWRTIAQGKVWKGEICNRAKDGSLYWVDSTMVPILDEATGRVSRYLSIRFDISEKRRVLQSLQWRVGHDVLTGLPNRAFLSELLDQALEFSRKENIPLAVCMLDLDGFKAVNDGYGHASGDMLLVEVAKRLRGIVRGEDVVARLAGDEFVLILRYVRDLPELRAALHRVLGVISTPYSILGKDINVFASIGVTLFPLDNEDAQTLLRHADQAMYVAKQGGRNRFHLFDVLRDREVKATHQTVERVRQALVGGELCLHFQPKVNMRCGEVVGFEALLRWEHPHNGVVPPKEFLPLVEETDLIVDIGEWVMEQVMALLERWQAAGQSWPVSVNIAARHFQRTDFVERLKGVLERHPHVAPQLLDLEIVESVAVENIQHVSACLQACQALGVKFSLGDFGTGYSSLSYLKRLRTQTIKIDKSFVRDILHDRDDLALTTAVIGLARAFGREVIAEGLESLEHGQLLLRLGCEVAQGYFIARPMPASEVPGWVAAFVAPAQWLAQAVQGAGAVCEASSVPV from the coding sequence ATGGATGAGAAGTACCGTAGGGCCGTGGATGCCGCCGCCATCTTTTCCGAAACCGACCTGGCCGGCCGGATCACCTACGCCAACGACCTGTTTTGCACGGTGTCGGGCTACAGCCGTGAAGAGTTGTTGGGCGCCAATCACCGAATCCTCAATTCCGGCCTGCATGCCGCAGACTTCTTCGCGACCATGTGGCGCACCATCGCCCAGGGAAAAGTCTGGAAGGGTGAAATCTGCAACCGCGCCAAGGACGGCAGCCTGTACTGGGTCGACAGCACCATGGTGCCGATCCTTGATGAGGCCACCGGACGGGTGAGCCGCTACCTGTCGATTCGCTTCGACATCAGCGAAAAGCGCCGGGTGTTGCAGTCTCTGCAATGGCGGGTCGGCCATGATGTGCTGACCGGCCTGCCCAACCGGGCGTTCCTTTCCGAGTTGCTCGACCAGGCCCTGGAGTTCTCCCGCAAGGAGAACATTCCGCTGGCGGTGTGCATGCTCGATCTCGACGGCTTCAAGGCAGTGAATGACGGTTACGGCCACGCCAGCGGCGATATGTTGCTGGTGGAAGTGGCCAAGCGCTTGCGCGGCATCGTGCGGGGTGAAGACGTGGTGGCGCGGTTGGCCGGTGACGAGTTCGTGCTGATCCTGCGTTATGTGCGTGACCTCCCCGAACTGCGTGCGGCGCTGCACCGGGTGCTGGGGGTGATTTCCACGCCGTACTCGATCCTGGGCAAGGACATCAATGTGTTTGCCAGCATTGGCGTCACCTTGTTTCCGCTGGATAACGAAGACGCGCAAACCTTGCTGCGCCATGCGGACCAGGCCATGTATGTGGCGAAGCAGGGTGGGCGCAACCGTTTTCATTTATTCGATGTGCTGCGCGACCGCGAGGTCAAGGCGACTCATCAAACCGTCGAGCGCGTGCGACAGGCGCTGGTCGGTGGTGAGTTGTGCCTGCACTTTCAACCTAAGGTCAATATGCGCTGCGGCGAGGTGGTGGGGTTCGAGGCGTTGCTGCGCTGGGAGCACCCGCACAACGGCGTGGTGCCTCCCAAGGAGTTTCTGCCGCTGGTGGAAGAGACGGACCTGATTGTCGATATCGGCGAATGGGTGATGGAGCAGGTCATGGCGCTGCTCGAACGCTGGCAGGCAGCGGGGCAGAGCTGGCCGGTCAGTGTGAACATCGCGGCGCGGCATTTTCAGCGGACCGATTTTGTCGAGCGCCTCAAAGGTGTGCTTGAGCGTCACCCGCACGTTGCGCCGCAGTTGCTCGACCTGGAGATTGTCGAGTCGGTGGCGGTGGAGAATATCCAGCACGTCAGCGCCTGTTTGCAGGCGTGTCAGGCGTTGGGCGTGAAATTCTCCCTGGGGGACTTCGGTACGGGTTACTCGTCGCTCAGCTACTTGAAACGGCTGCGCACGCAAACCATCAAGATCGACAAATCATTCGTGCGCGACATTCTGCATGATCGCGACGACCTGGCCCTGACCACGGCGGTGATCGGACTGGCCCGGGCGTTTGGCCGGGAAGTGATTGCCGAGGGCCTGGAAAGTCTTGAGCACGGCCAATTGCTGCTGCGCCTGGGTTGTGAGGTGGCGCAGGGCTACTTCATTGCCCGGCCGATGCCGGCCAGCGAGGTGCCTGGCTGGGTTGCAGCGTTTGTGGCGCCTGCCCAGTGGCTGGCGCAGGCGGTTCAGGGCGCAGGCGCAGTGTGCGAGGCGTCGTCGGTGCCGGTGTAG
- a CDS encoding transporter substrate-binding domain-containing protein, translating into MRSTLGALLLICANGVASEAPLRFSIADSWAMPMVQIERGRPVQGILHDVMLSLATQVGRPAEFHVLARARVQSAMEHGEIDIRCYTAQSWLPNQSGDYLWSVPLWFQRDLLISSDPAPVTLANLTTQPVGTVLSYRYPTLQPLFDNGRLQRDDARSQDQVLQKLLAGRYRYAVSNQWTLDWLNHQLLPERQLHAVAVLQEQNVGCYVRNDPTLPVQLILQTLLKMKMSGEIGDIIKLYTGTDDASHTAPAP; encoded by the coding sequence ATGCGTTCAACCCTGGGGGCTTTGCTGTTGATCTGCGCCAATGGCGTTGCCAGCGAGGCGCCCTTGCGTTTCTCGATAGCCGACAGCTGGGCCATGCCCATGGTGCAAATCGAACGTGGCCGACCGGTCCAGGGCATCTTGCACGACGTGATGCTCAGCCTGGCCACCCAGGTGGGTCGCCCCGCCGAATTCCATGTGCTGGCCCGCGCGCGGGTGCAAAGCGCGATGGAGCACGGTGAAATTGATATTCGCTGTTACACCGCACAATCCTGGCTGCCGAATCAGTCCGGCGACTACCTCTGGAGCGTCCCGTTGTGGTTTCAGCGCGACCTGCTGATCAGCAGCGATCCCGCGCCGGTAACCCTCGCCAACCTGACGACGCAACCGGTCGGCACCGTGCTCAGCTACCGCTACCCGACCCTGCAACCGTTGTTCGACAACGGCCGATTGCAACGCGACGATGCACGCAGTCAGGATCAGGTGCTGCAAAAGCTCCTGGCCGGCCGCTATCGTTATGCCGTCAGCAATCAATGGACACTGGACTGGCTCAACCATCAATTGCTGCCCGAGCGGCAATTGCATGCCGTTGCGGTGTTGCAGGAGCAAAACGTCGGTTGCTACGTGCGCAATGACCCCACACTGCCGGTGCAACTGATTTTGCAGACCCTGTTGAAGATGAAAATGTCAGGCGAGATCGGCGACATCATCAAGCTCTACACCGGCACCGACGACGCCTCGCACACTGCGCCTGCGCCCTGA
- the dnaX gene encoding DNA polymerase III subunit gamma/tau, giving the protein MSYQVLARKWRPRSFREMVGQTHVLKALINALDSQRLHHAYLFTGTRGVGKTTIARIIAKCLNCETGITSTPCGECSVCREIDEGRFVDLIEIDAASRTKVEDTRELLDNVQYAPSRGRFKVYLIDEVHMLSSHSFNALLKTLEEPPPYVKFILATTDPQKLPATILSRCLQFSLKNMTPERVVEHLTHVLGVENVPFEDDALWLLGRAADGSMRDAMSLTDQAIAFGEGKVMAADVRAMLGTLDHGQVYDVLHALIEGDAKALLEAVRHLAEQGPDWNGVLSEILNVLHRVAIAQALPEGVDNGHGDRDRVLALAQALPAEDVQFYYQMGLIGRRDLPLAPDPRGGFEMVLLRMLAFRPADTADAPRQPLKPVGISQATVDSANSVAVAPRVAPVVAPAPVVAEPVADAPVQPIAEVVAPAPAPTPEPVAPVVVPEPVIEPVAVVEEVIDLPWNDPVEAEVVQQPAVEPVLETIAEQPDLTPMPAPVPDSVVPEAPEWAAAPIPEPSVADVDAATPGMDLDDEPPLDEDYIEPDMDSAYSYLDDLASEHTAEPAPEPEPEPAAMPATGLALQWLELFPKLSISGMTGSIAANCTLISVEGDHWSLHLDPAHSALFNPTQQRRLNDALNQFHQRTLTVSIELIKPEQETPAQAASRRRADRQREAEDSIHGDPFIQQMIQQFGAVIRNDTIEPVEALVSQG; this is encoded by the coding sequence ATGAGTTATCAGGTTCTTGCACGTAAATGGCGTCCGCGCTCGTTCCGCGAAATGGTCGGCCAGACCCATGTGCTCAAGGCTCTGATCAATGCCTTGGACAGCCAGCGGCTGCACCATGCCTATTTATTTACCGGCACGCGCGGGGTGGGCAAGACCACTATTGCGCGGATCATTGCCAAATGCCTGAACTGTGAAACAGGTATCACTTCGACGCCGTGTGGCGAGTGCTCGGTGTGCCGTGAAATCGACGAGGGGCGTTTTGTCGACCTGATCGAGATCGACGCCGCGAGCCGCACCAAGGTCGAGGACACCCGCGAACTGCTCGACAACGTGCAGTACGCGCCGAGTCGTGGGCGCTTCAAGGTCTACCTGATCGACGAAGTGCACATGCTTTCCAGCCACTCCTTCAATGCGCTGTTGAAAACCCTCGAAGAGCCGCCGCCCTACGTCAAGTTCATCCTGGCGACCACCGATCCGCAGAAGCTTCCTGCAACGATTCTGTCGCGGTGCTTGCAGTTCTCCCTGAAAAACATGACCCCGGAGCGCGTGGTCGAGCATTTGACCCACGTGTTGGGGGTCGAGAACGTACCGTTCGAAGACGACGCGTTGTGGCTGTTGGGCCGTGCTGCCGACGGTTCCATGCGTGACGCCATGAGCCTCACCGACCAGGCCATTGCCTTCGGTGAAGGCAAAGTCATGGCGGCCGACGTGCGTGCCATGCTCGGCACGCTCGATCATGGTCAGGTCTACGACGTGCTGCATGCGCTGATCGAAGGTGACGCCAAGGCGTTGCTTGAAGCCGTGCGGCACTTGGCCGAGCAAGGCCCGGACTGGAATGGCGTGCTGTCGGAAATTCTCAATGTGCTGCACCGCGTCGCCATCGCCCAGGCCCTGCCGGAAGGCGTCGACAATGGCCACGGCGACCGCGACCGGGTGTTGGCACTGGCCCAGGCCCTGCCTGCCGAAGACGTGCAGTTCTATTACCAGATGGGCCTGATTGGTCGCCGCGATTTGCCGCTGGCCCCCGACCCGCGTGGCGGTTTCGAAATGGTGTTGCTGCGCATGCTCGCGTTCCGGCCGGCGGATACCGCCGACGCGCCGAGGCAGCCGCTAAAGCCAGTGGGGATCAGCCAGGCCACAGTTGATTCCGCAAACTCCGTGGCTGTCGCACCTCGTGTGGCGCCGGTAGTCGCTCCCGCTCCTGTTGTGGCCGAGCCTGTGGCGGATGCGCCAGTTCAGCCGATCGCCGAAGTGGTTGCGCCAGCGCCAGCGCCGACGCCTGAACCGGTGGCGCCGGTGGTCGTGCCAGAGCCAGTGATTGAGCCGGTGGCGGTCGTTGAAGAAGTCATCGACCTGCCCTGGAACGATCCGGTTGAAGCCGAAGTCGTTCAGCAGCCAGCCGTCGAGCCAGTGCTGGAGACGATTGCCGAGCAGCCCGACCTGACGCCGATGCCCGCGCCTGTGCCGGACAGCGTGGTGCCCGAGGCACCGGAGTGGGCCGCTGCGCCGATCCCCGAGCCCTCAGTGGCCGATGTTGATGCGGCGACGCCGGGCATGGACCTGGACGACGAACCACCGCTGGACGAAGACTACATCGAGCCGGACATGGATTCGGCCTACAGCTACCTGGACGATCTGGCCAGCGAACATACCGCTGAACCTGCGCCGGAACCCGAGCCTGAACCGGCCGCGATGCCGGCCACCGGCCTGGCGCTGCAATGGCTGGAGTTGTTCCCGAAACTGTCGATTTCCGGCATGACCGGCAGCATCGCCGCCAACTGCACGCTGATTTCGGTCGAAGGCGACCACTGGTCGCTGCACCTGGACCCGGCCCACAGCGCGCTGTTCAACCCGACCCAGCAGCGTCGCCTGAACGATGCCCTGAACCAGTTTCACCAGCGCACCCTGACGGTGAGCATCGAGTTGATCAAGCCCGAGCAGGAAACCCCGGCGCAGGCCGCTTCGCGCCGTCGCGCCGACCGCCAGCGTGAAGCGGAGGACTCGATCCATGGCGATCCGTTCATCCAGCAAATGATCCAGCAGTTCGGTGCGGTGATCCGTAACGATACTATTGAACCTGTCGAGGCTCTGGTCAGCCAGGGCTAA
- a CDS encoding YbaB/EbfC family nucleoid-associated protein, whose amino-acid sequence MMKGGMAGLMKQAQQMQEKMAKMQEELANAEVTGKAGGDMVTVVMTGRHDVKRVTVDPSLVEGLSEDDKEMLEALFAAAVNDAVRKIEANSQDKMSGMTAGMQLPPGMKLPF is encoded by the coding sequence ATGATGAAAGGTGGCATGGCCGGCCTGATGAAGCAGGCGCAGCAGATGCAGGAAAAAATGGCCAAGATGCAGGAAGAACTGGCCAACGCCGAAGTCACCGGCAAGGCGGGTGGCGATATGGTCACCGTGGTGATGACCGGTCGTCACGACGTCAAGCGCGTGACCGTGGACCCAAGCCTGGTTGAAGGCCTGAGCGAAGACGACAAGGAGATGCTGGAAGCCTTGTTCGCCGCTGCCGTCAACGACGCCGTGCGCAAGATCGAAGCCAACAGCCAGGACAAAATGTCCGGCATGACCGCTGGCATGCAACTGCCACCGGGCATGAAGCTGCCATTCTGA
- the recR gene encoding recombination mediator RecR, whose protein sequence is MSFSPLIRQLIDALRTLPGVGQKTAQRMALQLLERDRSGGLRLAQALSQAMEGVGHCRLCRTLTEDDLCPQCSDTRRDDTLLCVVEGPMDVYAVEQTGFRGRYFVLKGHLSPLDGLGPEAIGIPQLLARIEEAGTFTEVILATNPTVEGEATAHYIAQLLSNKGLIASRIAHGVPLGGELELVDGGTLAHSFAGRKPIAL, encoded by the coding sequence ATGAGCTTCAGCCCCCTGATTCGCCAACTGATCGACGCCCTGCGCACTTTGCCCGGTGTGGGTCAGAAAACCGCCCAGCGCATGGCACTGCAACTGCTTGAGCGTGATCGCAGCGGTGGTTTGCGACTGGCCCAGGCGTTGAGCCAGGCCATGGAAGGGGTGGGGCATTGCCGACTGTGCCGCACGCTGACCGAAGACGATTTGTGCCCGCAATGCTCGGACACCCGCCGCGATGACACGTTGCTTTGCGTGGTGGAAGGTCCGATGGACGTCTACGCCGTGGAGCAGACCGGTTTTCGTGGGCGCTATTTCGTGCTCAAGGGCCATTTGTCGCCGCTCGATGGCTTGGGGCCTGAAGCCATCGGCATCCCGCAGTTGCTGGCACGGATCGAAGAGGCGGGTACTTTCACTGAAGTCATCCTGGCCACCAACCCGACGGTTGAAGGTGAAGCCACGGCGCATTACATCGCCCAGCTGCTGAGCAATAAAGGCCTGATTGCCTCGCGCATCGCCCACGGCGTGCCGTTGGGGGGCGAACTGGAACTGGTGGACGGCGGGACATTGGCTCACTCCTTCGCAGGGCGTAAACCGATCGCTTTGTAG